From the genome of Nicotiana sylvestris chromosome 2, ASM39365v2, whole genome shotgun sequence, one region includes:
- the LOC104222707 gene encoding uncharacterized protein, producing the protein MDEQNGITLNGVNIKLEEEETNDLRTSPDHQNDDVGASQPHTGDGASPGKIFIGGLARETTSAQFVKHFGKYGEIIDSVIMKDRRTGQPRGFGFVTYLDPSVVDKVIEEDHIINGKQVEIKRTIPRGGGSSSKDFKTKKIFVGGIPTTVSEDEFKDFFLKFGEVNEHQIMRDHSTGRSRGFGFITFDSEKSVEDILANGNRLDFAGTQVEIKKAEPKRPNAPLPAPSKRQGHPRASFGGGFSDAYGGYGDSGFGAGGPYRSGGPYGGRSSAFGGYSGAGMGGYGAYGGSGAYGGFREEASFGYSSRYGGAFGRGYDVGGGYGGPSEGYGGYAAGGGGYGSGYGAGLGGGYGGGDGTGGSMYGSSRGSYGGAGSGRYHPYGR; encoded by the exons ATGGACGAACAGAATGGGATTACTTTAAATGGTGTTAATATTAAGTTGGAGGAAGAAGAAACTAATGACCTAAGAACATCTCCTGACCATCAAAACGACGACGTCGGCGCCTCTCAACCTCATACTGGAGATGGTGCTAGTCCTGG AAAGATATTTATTGGGGGCTTGGCTAGAGAAACAACTTCAG CTCAATTTGTCAAGCACTTTGGTAAATATGGTGAGATTATTGATTCCGTGATTATGAAGGACAGACGAACAGGGCAGCCACGCGGGTTTGGTTTTGTGACTTATTTGGACCCGTCTGTTGTGGACAAAGTCATTGAGGAAGACCACATTATAAATGGAAAACAA GTGGAAATCAAGCGAACTATACCTAgaggaggaggttccagctccaAAGATTTCAAGACGAAGAAGATTTTTGTGGGCGGCATCCCAACAACAGTTAGTGAAG ATGAGTTCAAAGACTTCTTTTTAAAGTTCGGAGAGGTGAACGAGCACCAGATCATGCGTGACCATTCTACTGGTCGTTCTCGTGGCTTTGGATTCATTACTTTTGACTCAGAAAAATCTGTTGAGGATATCTTGGCTAATGGAAACAGGCTTGATTTTGCTGGAACCCAG GTGGAGATCAAGAAGGCTGAGCCGAAGAGACCTAATGCACCACTGCCAGCTCCATCCAAGCGCCAAGGTCATCCGAGAGCTTCATTTGGTGGTGGATTTTCAGATGCTTATGGTGGTTATGGAGACTCTGGCTTTGGTGCTGGTGGTCCTTATAGGTCCGGTGGCCCCTATGGTGGTAGATCCAGTGCATTTGGTGGATATAGTGGAGCGGGAATGGGTGGATATGGAGCATATGGTGGCAGTGGTGCCTATGGAGGCTTTAGGGAGGAGGCTTCTTTTGGGTATTCTAGCCGTTATGGTGGAGCTTTTGGTAGAGGTTATGATGTTGGTGGTGGCTATGGGGGACCTAGTGAAGGTTATGGAGGATATGCTGCCGGTGGCGGTGGATATGGCAGTGGATATGGTGCTGGTCTTGGCGGTGGTTATGGAGGAGGAGATGGTACTGGAGGTTCAATGTATGGAAGTagtaggggaagctatggtggtGCTGGTTCCGGCAGATATCACCCATATGGGAGATAG
- the LOC104222706 gene encoding uncharacterized protein produces MAMVSNTNPFLKSQMHQVYCRKKEKDKGQNPQPYKVIEISPPPKNLGIRCFPSNLQCGESVTIEGRAYTISAVTHRYQLRKGKYEPSEKRLDVLSTGRYILNLYLENLLEQS; encoded by the exons ATGGCAATGGTATCTAACACTAACCCATTCCTAAAG TCACAGATGCACCAAGTTTACTgcagaaagaaagagaaagataaGGGTCAAAATCCCCAGCCTTATAAAGTCATTGAAATTTCTCCACCTCCAAAGAACCTTGGCATACGCTGCTTCCCCTCT AACTTGCAGTGCGGAGAGAGTGTAACCATTGAAGGCCGAGCTTACACCATTTCAGCGGTAACTCATCGTTATCAGCTTCGAAAAGGGAAATATGAGCCTAGTGAGAAGAGACTTGATGTGTTGTCTACCGGAAGATACATCTTAAATTTGTACTTAGAAAATTTGCTAGAACAATCTTGA